In Anaerolineae bacterium, a genomic segment contains:
- a CDS encoding glycosyltransferase, which yields MSAARRILFLTPQLPYPPQQGTAIRNFNLLARLARRHMVDLLTFLQPGDHLTPDSPLHRLCRTIVAVPAPRRTLADRLCATLTSPLPDMALRLESPEMWRRLRELMQQQTYDIVQIEGIEMASYGLAMAGVRLTPGAATIEPQIPRPRLVFDDHNAEYVLQQRAFQTDMRMPSRWTAALYSLLQWQKLRRYERAICQRVDAVVAVSPADAAALQRLLPDLRPTVIPNGVDLVLYALDQICPLDLGPAALVFTGKMDFRPNVDAVQWFVPILARVRRAVPEARFFVIGRQPHPRIARLAADPTVVVTGQVADTRPYIAGAAVYVVPLRVGGGTRLKVLEAMALGRAIVSTRLGVEGLDVADGRELRLADTPEAFAQAVVELLQNPELRTRLGAAARAFVEARYGWDRIVPDMERLYARVSHPAA from the coding sequence ATGTCCGCTGCCAGGCGCATCCTTTTCCTGACCCCACAGCTTCCCTATCCACCGCAACAGGGCACTGCGATTCGGAATTTCAACCTGCTGGCGCGATTAGCCCGCCGGCACATGGTGGACCTGCTGACGTTTTTGCAGCCAGGCGATCACCTGACTCCCGATTCGCCCCTACACAGGCTGTGTCGGACGATTGTCGCCGTTCCAGCCCCCCGTCGTACGTTGGCTGATCGCCTATGCGCTACATTGACCTCACCGCTGCCAGACATGGCATTGCGTCTGGAATCGCCCGAGATGTGGCGACGTCTACGCGAGCTGATGCAGCAGCAGACGTACGACATCGTGCAGATCGAGGGGATCGAAATGGCCTCCTATGGCCTGGCAATGGCCGGCGTGCGCCTGACTCCTGGCGCCGCGACCATTGAGCCGCAAATCCCGCGGCCACGCCTGGTCTTCGATGATCACAACGCCGAGTACGTCCTCCAGCAACGCGCCTTCCAGACGGACATGCGCATGCCGAGCCGTTGGACCGCAGCCCTCTACTCTCTGCTCCAGTGGCAGAAGCTGCGCCGCTATGAACGTGCCATCTGCCAGCGTGTGGACGCAGTGGTGGCCGTATCTCCAGCCGACGCAGCCGCGCTCCAGCGATTGCTGCCCGATCTACGTCCGACAGTGATTCCTAACGGTGTAGACCTAGTCCTCTACGCGCTCGATCAGATCTGCCCGCTCGATCTGGGCCCGGCGGCGCTGGTGTTCACCGGCAAGATGGACTTTCGGCCCAACGTGGATGCCGTGCAATGGTTCGTTCCAATTCTGGCCCGCGTGCGAAGGGCTGTGCCCGAGGCCCGTTTCTTCGTCATCGGACGGCAACCTCACCCTCGGATAGCTCGCTTGGCTGCTGATCCAACTGTGGTCGTCACCGGTCAGGTGGCCGATACCCGTCCGTACATTGCGGGGGCGGCTGTGTATGTCGTGCCGCTGCGCGTAGGTGGCGGCACTCGGCTCAAGGTGCTGGAGGCAATGGCGTTAGGACGGGCGATCGTCTCTACACGGCTAGGTGTGGAAGGGCTCGACGTGGCCGATGGACGTGAGCTCCGCCTGGCTGATACCCCTGAAGCGTTCGCCCAAGCTGTGGTTGAGCTGCTGCAAAACCCAGAACTGCGGACGCGCCTAGGGGCTGCTGCTCGCGCCTTCGTAGAGGCGCGTTACGGCTGGGATCGAATTGTGCCCGATATGGAGCGGCTATATGCTCGAGTCAGTCACCCCGCCGCATGA
- a CDS encoding glycosyltransferase family 9 protein yields the protein MLESVTPPHERAQLARRHLAARRSASARTVRQRIRLWGLQFVGRLLRARAARARGHRKRGWEAAWPKARSEYRTEHPSRERILVIRPDHLGDLLFATPALTRLRQLHPEAHIAALVGPWGQAVWAGNPDVDVILVCPFPGFTRRPKSSAWEPYRLLVEHAACLRAFGFDRAIILRFDHWWGAWLAAWAGVPIRSGYDLPEMRPFLTQAHAYCPGRHEVVQNLALVDPDLTPITPQIWPLRFFPTIEDERWADELVHSMGATGYRLIAIHPGSGAPVKAWRVQAWARVADALAAHHPTRLLLTGGPDERELAESVASAMRRPAVILAGETTLGQLAALLRRCALAMGPDSGPLHLAVAMGTPTVHLFGPVDARLFGPWGDPQRHRVLTSDWACIPCNRLDYPITARPQHGCVRDIAEEAVLETALELLAGG from the coding sequence ATGCTCGAGTCAGTCACCCCGCCGCATGAGCGAGCGCAGCTGGCGCGCCGGCATCTGGCTGCTCGTCGCTCTGCGTCAGCCCGTACCGTTCGACAGCGTATACGTCTGTGGGGCTTGCAATTCGTTGGGCGCCTGCTTCGCGCTCGAGCAGCGCGCGCCAGGGGCCATCGCAAGCGCGGCTGGGAGGCCGCGTGGCCAAAGGCGCGATCCGAGTATAGAACAGAACATCCTTCGCGCGAGCGCATCCTGGTCATCCGTCCTGATCACCTGGGCGATCTCCTGTTCGCCACGCCGGCTTTGACCCGACTACGCCAGCTTCACCCAGAGGCGCATATTGCCGCGCTGGTGGGGCCATGGGGACAGGCCGTTTGGGCTGGCAACCCTGATGTAGATGTCATCTTGGTGTGCCCATTCCCTGGGTTCACGCGTCGACCCAAATCCTCGGCCTGGGAACCCTATCGCCTCCTGGTAGAGCACGCCGCTTGCCTGCGCGCCTTTGGCTTCGACCGCGCCATCATCCTGCGCTTTGACCACTGGTGGGGGGCCTGGCTAGCCGCCTGGGCCGGTGTTCCCATCCGATCTGGATATGATCTCCCAGAGATGCGGCCGTTCCTAACCCAAGCGCACGCGTACTGTCCCGGGCGGCATGAGGTCGTGCAAAACCTGGCGTTAGTGGACCCGGATTTGACGCCCATCACCCCGCAGATATGGCCGCTGCGCTTTTTTCCGACCATCGAGGACGAACGATGGGCTGATGAGCTGGTGCACTCGATGGGAGCTACCGGCTATCGCCTGATCGCCATTCACCCAGGCTCGGGTGCTCCAGTGAAGGCTTGGCGAGTTCAGGCCTGGGCGCGCGTGGCTGACGCGCTGGCCGCTCATCATCCGACGCGCCTTCTTCTTACCGGAGGCCCCGACGAGCGAGAGCTGGCGGAGTCGGTGGCGAGCGCCATGCGTCGCCCAGCGGTCATCCTCGCCGGCGAAACCACGCTCGGCCAGTTGGCTGCGCTCCTCCGAAGGTGTGCGCTAGCCATGGGGCCAGATAGCGGCCCCCTCCATCTGGCCGTGGCGATGGGCACCCCCACCGTCCATCTCTTCGGGCCTGTGGACGCTCGCCTCTTCGGCCCATGGGGCGATCCACAACGCCATCGTGTGTTGACCTCGGATTGGGCGTGTATCCCCTGTAATCGCCTCGACTATCCCATAACTGCTCGACCTCAACATGGCTGTGTGCGGGATATCGCTGAGGAAGCGGTGTTAGAGACGGCGCTGGAGCTTTTGGCGGGGGGATAA
- a CDS encoding class I SAM-dependent methyltransferase has product MAVQKESHGDEMPSAPMLTFLEEDRHWWFASRTRALLSVLDRYVGPDAGREVLDVGAGAGNMFHHLAHYGRVIGVDNNPRPIAVAQARGYDVRLGDARHLPFEDERFGLVALLDTVEHCPDDLAVLRECYRVTRPGGFLIVTVPAFMWLWSHNDVLNNHQRRYTAGELRARLRDAGYRVRYLSYNNFLVFPLAVCMILIRRWLGRQPDLASPHFDDDAYQVEMEPTPPLLNTILMSIGRVEAVLLRRVTLPIGTSIIGLGERPAG; this is encoded by the coding sequence ATGGCCGTTCAGAAGGAGTCTCACGGCGACGAGATGCCCTCTGCACCTATGCTGACATTCCTGGAAGAAGATCGTCATTGGTGGTTTGCCAGTCGTACCCGGGCGTTGTTGAGCGTGCTGGATCGTTACGTGGGGCCGGACGCCGGACGAGAGGTGCTAGATGTGGGCGCGGGAGCCGGCAACATGTTCCATCATCTAGCTCACTACGGACGGGTGATCGGCGTGGACAACAACCCGCGGCCGATTGCGGTGGCCCAAGCGCGCGGATACGACGTCCGCCTGGGAGACGCGCGCCACTTGCCGTTTGAGGATGAGCGGTTCGGATTAGTGGCGCTGTTGGACACAGTGGAGCATTGCCCAGACGACTTGGCGGTGTTGCGCGAGTGTTACCGCGTCACCCGTCCAGGAGGATTCCTGATCGTCACCGTGCCTGCTTTCATGTGGCTGTGGAGTCACAACGATGTGTTGAACAACCATCAGCGTCGCTACACAGCCGGCGAATTGCGCGCTCGGCTTCGAGACGCGGGCTATCGAGTTCGATACCTGAGCTACAATAACTTCTTGGTCTTCCCACTGGCAGTATGCATGATCCTGATCCGCCGTTGGCTGGGACGTCAGCCCGATCTGGCGTCGCCGCATTTCGATGATGACGCTTACCAGGTGGAGATGGAGCCTACGCCCCCGCTGCTCAACACGATCCTTATGAGCATAGGGCGAGTGGAGGCCGTGCTGTTAAGGCGGGTTACTTTACCCATCGGCACATCCATCATCGGGCTGGGGGAACGTCCTGCTGGCTAA